One segment of Pseudomonadota bacterium DNA contains the following:
- a CDS encoding pitrilysin family protein translates to MRSKLTGLLVGLLAFAAVAQAEVSVQTTRIGHGVKAWYAENDTVPVVDMVLSFEGAGNASDPEGKGGRAAFAAAMLTEGAGTLDSVAFQRALDEKAITLEVEADDDRLRIHIYCLREHAKRAGELLALALSKPMLEKADQARVQSQMVSLLSQLEEQPNYQVARLLNSRGFKGHPYANAPFGDAASVAALNAQDVHDYLRTYVTRGNVLVAAAGDVDASLLDDVLGDAIEALAENDSGAVAVTPTTLQGGGETLHKTMAVPQTVIAFAAPGIARDDPRFYAAYLLNHILGGNSLFSRLGDDVRQQKGLVYSIDTDLDIKRGAALLSGGLATRNASADAAVAAVKNVLTQMHDKGVTTDECTDAKSYVRGAFARQLDSSSSVSNMLLMMQVHRLGEDYLSERDALFSKVSCGDINAVADALLSPSRFLFAIVGGAPEVGGSGPIAPAPAMHSGDVR, encoded by the coding sequence ATGCGCAGTAAGCTGACAGGATTGCTGGTGGGGTTGCTTGCTTTTGCGGCAGTTGCGCAGGCGGAAGTGAGCGTGCAGACCACCCGCATCGGCCACGGCGTGAAGGCGTGGTATGCGGAAAATGACACGGTGCCGGTGGTGGATATGGTGCTGAGTTTTGAAGGGGCGGGCAATGCGTCTGACCCTGAAGGCAAGGGCGGCCGCGCAGCATTTGCAGCGGCGATGCTGACCGAAGGGGCGGGCACGCTGGATAGTGTCGCCTTCCAGCGCGCGCTCGATGAAAAAGCCATCACGCTGGAAGTGGAAGCGGATGACGACCGCCTGCGGATTCATATTTATTGCCTGCGCGAACATGCGAAACGGGCGGGTGAGTTGCTAGCCCTCGCGCTCAGCAAACCGATGCTGGAGAAGGCCGACCAGGCGCGCGTGCAGTCGCAGATGGTCTCGCTGCTGAGCCAGCTGGAGGAGCAACCGAATTACCAGGTGGCTCGCCTGCTCAATAGCCGTGGTTTCAAAGGCCACCCTTATGCCAACGCGCCGTTTGGCGATGCGGCGAGTGTGGCCGCGCTGAATGCGCAGGATGTGCATGATTACCTGCGCACCTATGTGACGCGCGGCAATGTGCTGGTCGCCGCGGCGGGCGATGTGGATGCCAGCCTGCTCGACGATGTGCTGGGCGATGCGATCGAGGCGCTGGCGGAGAATGATTCGGGCGCCGTGGCGGTGACGCCCACCACGCTGCAAGGCGGCGGCGAAACCCTGCATAAAACGATGGCGGTGCCGCAGACGGTGATCGCCTTTGCTGCGCCCGGCATCGCGCGTGATGACCCGCGTTTTTATGCGGCCTACCTGCTCAACCACATCCTCGGCGGCAACTCGCTTTTCTCGCGGCTGGGGGATGATGTGCGCCAGCAGAAGGGGCTGGTCTACAGCATCGATACGGATCTCGATATCAAGCGCGGCGCGGCGCTGCTGAGCGGTGGCCTCGCCACCCGCAATGCCAGCGCCGACGCGGCGGTGGCGGCAGTGAAAAACGTGCTCACCCAGATGCATGACAAGGGCGTGACGACGGATGAATGCACCGATGCGAAAAGCTATGTGCGCGGGGCGTTTGCCCGCCAGCTCGATAGCAGCAGCTCGGTTTCGAACATGCTGCTGATGATGCAGGTGCACCGGCTGGGCGAGGACTATCTGAGCGAGCGCGACGCGTTGTTCAGCAAGGTCAGCTGTGGGGATATTAATGCAGTGGCGGATGCGCTGCTGTCGCCGTCGCGCTTCCTGTTTGCCATTGTTGGCGGTGCGCCGGAAGTAGGCGGCAGCGGGCCGATTGCACCGGCGCCGGCCATGCATTCCGGAGACGTGCGGTGA
- the lspA gene encoding signal peptidase II, with protein sequence MNMESNPMEKINACAPTKCRALQVGLVALLVFALDQLSKYWVVVVVGMQTRPPVVLNEYMSLVMAWNRGVSFSMFSHESQVMPYVLTLLAVVVSAILARLALKSERRWERIGYAMVIGGALGNALDRLRHGAVADFLYVHVGALGWPAFNVADSGICIGVGLLLICLVKHPARP encoded by the coding sequence ATGAACATGGAAAGTAATCCTATGGAAAAAATCAACGCATGTGCGCCCACGAAATGCCGCGCCCTGCAGGTGGGATTGGTGGCGCTGCTGGTGTTTGCGCTTGACCAGCTGAGCAAATATTGGGTGGTGGTGGTGGTTGGCATGCAGACGCGGCCGCCGGTGGTGCTGAATGAGTATATGTCGCTGGTGATGGCGTGGAACCGCGGGGTGAGTTTCAGCATGTTTTCGCATGAATCGCAGGTCATGCCCTATGTGCTGACGCTGCTGGCGGTCGTGGTTTCGGCCATCCTCGCGCGCCTTGCGCTTAAAAGCGAGCGGCGGTGGGAGCGGATCGGCTATGCGATGGTGATCGGCGGGGCGCTGGGCAATGCGCTCGACCGGCTGCGCCACGGGGCGGTGGCGGATTTCCTCTATGTGCATGTTGGCGCGCTGGGCTGGCCGGCGTTTAATGTCGCCGATTCGGGGATTTGTATCGGGGTGGGGTTGCTGCTAATTTGTCTGGTAAAACATCCAGCGCGTCCTTGA
- a CDS encoding pitrilysin family protein has protein sequence MLRRYFIPIILLLAALAAAIYFTGTKTKKHDVRASVPVERFQLSNGLQVVVMPNPRIPVVTHMLVVKAGGADDAYGKSGVAHYMEHLMFAGTKDYPEGTYDRAIARVGGVQNASTNRDYTLFYATVPKEHLRTVMAMEVDRLRNIDFDTAKAARELKIITEERNMRVENNPAAQWVEQLNALTFLNHPYHQPVIGWAEDMATFTAADARAYYEAHYRPGNMILLVAGDVTARDVRRHAQHYYGAMPGGEFATRNWPKEPPIRMARKGEMRDTKVHEPRLLRQYIAPSVGDGAKEDALPLSVFAQYLGGGETSVLYRTLVREQKLASNVSVDYDPMAIGPALFRIVAVPAAGVTLPQLEEALDRALATALVTAPDEGDIANAKTLLKAALIYAQDGLQPLANTMAGLFAIGLDEQYFYSWADNVGQVSAAGALAAGKAVIIPARAVTGYLLPETPAPTAEVPHAQ, from the coding sequence ATGCTGCGCCGCTATTTCATCCCCATCATCCTCCTGCTTGCAGCGCTGGCGGCGGCGATTTATTTTACCGGCACCAAAACCAAAAAACACGATGTGCGCGCCTCGGTGCCGGTCGAGCGTTTTCAGTTGAGCAATGGCTTGCAGGTGGTGGTGATGCCCAATCCGCGTATTCCGGTTGTTACCCATATGCTGGTGGTGAAAGCGGGCGGGGCGGATGATGCGTACGGCAAATCCGGCGTCGCCCATTACATGGAACATCTGATGTTCGCGGGCACCAAGGATTATCCCGAAGGCACCTATGACCGCGCGATTGCGCGGGTCGGCGGGGTGCAGAACGCCTCGACCAACCGCGATTATACGCTGTTTTACGCGACCGTGCCCAAGGAGCATCTGCGCACGGTGATGGCAATGGAAGTCGACCGCTTGCGCAATATTGACTTCGATACGGCCAAGGCCGCGCGCGAGCTGAAAATCATCACCGAGGAACGCAATATGCGGGTGGAAAATAATCCCGCCGCGCAATGGGTGGAGCAGCTGAATGCGCTGACATTCCTGAACCATCCGTACCACCAGCCGGTGATCGGCTGGGCGGAAGATATGGCGACGTTCACGGCGGCGGATGCGCGGGCCTATTACGAAGCGCATTACCGGCCGGGAAACATGATCCTGCTGGTGGCGGGGGATGTGACGGCGCGCGATGTGCGCCGCCATGCGCAGCATTATTACGGGGCGATGCCCGGCGGCGAATTCGCCACGCGCAACTGGCCGAAGGAGCCGCCGATCCGCATGGCGCGTAAGGGCGAAATGCGCGATACGAAAGTGCATGAGCCGCGCCTGCTGCGTCAGTATATCGCGCCAAGCGTGGGCGATGGGGCCAAGGAAGATGCGCTGCCGCTCTCGGTATTTGCGCAATATCTCGGTGGCGGTGAAACCAGCGTGCTCTACCGCACCCTGGTGCGCGAGCAGAAACTGGCGAGCAATGTCAGCGTCGATTACGACCCAATGGCGATTGGCCCGGCGCTGTTTCGCATTGTGGCCGTGCCTGCCGCGGGCGTGACCTTGCCGCAGCTGGAAGAAGCGCTCGACCGGGCGCTGGCGACCGCCCTTGTGACCGCGCCGGATGAGGGCGATATCGCCAATGCCAAAACCCTGCTCAAGGCCGCGCTGATTTATGCGCAGGATGGGCTGCAACCGCTCGCCAACACGATGGCAGGCCTGTTTGCGATTGGGCTCGATGAGCAATATTTTTACAGCTGGGCGGATAATGTCGGCCAGGTGAGCGCGGCGGGTGCGCTGGCGGCGGGCAAGGCAGTGATTATTCCGGCACGCGCGGTGACAGGGTATTTGTTGCCCGAGACGCCGGCCCCAACGGCGGAGGTGCCGCATGCGCAGTAA
- a CDS encoding DUF3035 domain-containing protein, with product MKRLLILGLLAAPLLLTACDGGGVRETLGLNRDAPDEFTVVSRPPLSLPPEFSLRPPRPGEPPRGTSADDQARSLLTGTPVKKQAEPGDLVQPTVDTAVMPVTSSEVATGAAASLLKRAGAADADESIRSKLTGEANTPQAANVEDNAPTLYDRLTGADKAEPVVDAAKETERLRENKGAGKPVNDGEVPVESTKPKSVLDRIF from the coding sequence ATGAAACGTCTCCTGATCCTTGGCCTGCTGGCCGCGCCGCTGCTGCTCACCGCGTGTGACGGTGGCGGGGTGCGTGAAACGCTTGGCCTCAACCGCGATGCGCCGGATGAGTTTACGGTGGTGTCGCGCCCGCCGCTGAGCCTGCCGCCGGAATTTTCGCTGCGTCCGCCGCGACCGGGTGAGCCGCCACGCGGCACCAGCGCGGACGACCAGGCGCGCAGCCTGCTGACCGGCACGCCGGTGAAAAAACAAGCCGAACCCGGCGATCTGGTGCAGCCGACGGTCGATACGGCGGTGATGCCGGTGACGAGCAGCGAAGTGGCAACCGGTGCCGCCGCCAGCCTTCTCAAACGCGCCGGTGCGGCGGATGCGGACGAATCGATCCGCAGCAAATTGACCGGCGAAGCCAACACACCACAAGCCGCGAATGTGGAGGATAATGCCCCCACCCTCTATGACCGCCTGACTGGTGCCGATAAGGCCGAGCCGGTGGTGGATGCCGCGAAAGAAACCGAGCGTCTGCGCGAAAACAAGGGTGCGGGTAAGCCGGTGAATGACGGTGAGGTGCCGGTCGAATCGACCAAGCCGAAATCCGTGCTGGATCGAATCTTCTAG
- the mutL gene encoding DNA mismatch repair endonuclease MutL gives MTIRLLPATLINQIAAGEVIERPASVVKELVENALDAGANDIDIALESGGVALIRVRDNGRGMGPKDLPLAVERHATSKLPDDDLLAIHFMGFRGEALPSIGSIARVAISSRARGAQDAFMLQVEGGVVSPLQPASLSEGTLVEVRDLFYAIPARLKFLKTPRTEITHTVDIIERLAMAHPDVRFRLSHDGRMVRDFPALTTDWISAAPQRLEKILGSGFAANTAVIDAVREGIRLTGFAGLPTFHRSTSQTQYLFVNRRPVRDRLLLGVIRAAYQDYLARDRHPVAVLFLEVPGDQVDVNCHPAKSEVRFRDSQLVRGLILSALRAAIGTTAQRASTTVADQALAAFQAEGFAGQHAGFRGQPFHGGSPAPAYDFAAPNAALWGRDYLPPQHRAPQSEPTAFPSHESRVPTPDFPLGAAVAQLHHTYIVAQTREGLVIVDQHAAHERIMYEKFKAEMAQTGVARQMLLLPEVVELTDAQAARIMARSAEWAALGLVLEGFGETTVLVREVPAMLGDADVAGLVRDLADDLSLYDDGLALADKLEAILSTMACHGSVRAGRVMTLAEMNALLRLMEATPFSGQCNHGRPTYVALAKGDVEKLFGRR, from the coding sequence GTGACGATTCGCTTGCTCCCGGCGACGCTGATTAACCAGATTGCGGCCGGCGAAGTGATCGAACGGCCTGCTTCGGTGGTGAAAGAGCTGGTCGAGAACGCACTCGATGCCGGGGCTAACGATATTGATATTGCGCTGGAGTCGGGTGGGGTTGCCCTCATCCGCGTGCGCGATAACGGGCGCGGCATGGGGCCCAAGGATTTGCCGCTCGCCGTCGAGCGCCACGCCACCTCCAAACTGCCCGATGATGACCTGCTCGCCATCCATTTTATGGGGTTTCGTGGCGAGGCGCTGCCGTCCATCGGCTCCATCGCCCGGGTGGCGATCAGCAGCCGGGCGCGCGGGGCGCAGGATGCGTTTATGCTGCAGGTTGAGGGTGGGGTGGTCAGCCCGCTGCAACCGGCAAGTTTGAGCGAAGGCACGCTGGTCGAGGTGCGGGATTTGTTTTACGCGATTCCCGCGCGGCTGAAATTTTTGAAGACGCCGCGCACCGAAATTACCCATACGGTCGATATCATCGAGCGGCTTGCCATGGCGCATCCGGATGTGCGGTTTCGCCTCAGCCATGACGGGCGGATGGTGCGCGATTTCCCGGCGCTGACGACCGACTGGATCAGCGCTGCGCCGCAGCGGTTGGAGAAAATCCTCGGCAGCGGGTTTGCGGCGAACACGGCGGTGATCGACGCGGTGCGCGAGGGTATTCGATTGACCGGGTTTGCCGGGCTGCCGACCTTCCACCGCAGCACCAGCCAGACACAGTATTTATTCGTCAACCGCCGCCCGGTGCGCGACCGGTTGCTGCTGGGCGTCATCCGCGCGGCCTATCAGGATTACCTGGCGCGGGATCGCCACCCGGTGGCGGTGCTGTTTCTCGAAGTGCCCGGCGACCAGGTGGATGTGAATTGCCACCCGGCGAAATCCGAGGTGCGCTTTCGCGATAGCCAGCTGGTACGCGGGCTGATCCTGAGCGCGCTACGGGCTGCGATTGGCACCACCGCGCAGCGGGCGAGCACAACGGTGGCCGACCAAGCGCTGGCGGCGTTTCAGGCCGAAGGATTCGCGGGCCAGCATGCGGGATTCCGCGGGCAGCCGTTTCATGGGGGGAGCCCCGCGCCAGCCTATGATTTTGCGGCACCGAATGCGGCGCTGTGGGGGCGTGATTATTTGCCGCCCCAGCATCGTGCGCCGCAGTCTGAGCCCACGGCCTTTCCGAGCCATGAATCACGCGTGCCGACGCCGGATTTTCCCCTTGGCGCGGCTGTCGCTCAGTTGCACCATACCTATATTGTGGCGCAGACGCGTGAGGGGTTGGTGATTGTCGATCAGCATGCGGCGCATGAACGGATTATGTATGAGAAATTCAAAGCCGAGATGGCGCAAACCGGCGTCGCCCGGCAAATGCTGCTGCTGCCCGAAGTGGTCGAGCTGACCGATGCGCAGGCGGCACGCATTATGGCGCGCAGTGCGGAATGGGCGGCGCTCGGGCTGGTGCTGGAAGGGTTTGGCGAGACCACCGTGCTGGTGCGCGAAGTGCCCGCCATGCTGGGCGATGCGGATGTGGCCGGCCTTGTGCGCGACCTGGCGGATGATTTGAGCCTCTATGATGACGGGCTGGCGCTGGCCGATAAGCTCGAGGCCATCCTCAGCACCATGGCCTGCCATGGCAGCGTGCGCGCGGGCCGGGTGATGACGCTGGCCGAAATGAACGCCCTGCTGCGGCTGATGGAAGCAACGCCGTTCTCCGGCCAGTGCAACCACGGGCGGCCGACTTATGTTGCGTTGGCCAAGGGCGATGTGGAGAAATTGTTCGGGCGGCGGTAG
- a CDS encoding bifunctional riboflavin kinase/FAD synthetase, with translation MQLIRQLPTDAPHPTAVAIGNFDGLHRGHQAVIAAMVAAAAERQVVPGVLTFEPHPRRFFMKQVPAFRIERLATKLHRLEKAGVAQVAMPRFNAAFAGVEAQDFLDHVLARQLGAQVVVTGEDFAFGKQRGGDAAMLKAWGAARGVQIITVPGVMVDGVACSSSAARMAIAAGDMAQARKIFGRDYALTGRVVHGDGRGAGMGFATANVALPTNLQLPAHGVYAVRARLGEMTYDAVANFGRRPTVGAALRPSLEVHLFDFSASIYGAVMEVAFVEKIRDEVKFESLAALTAQIARDGEAARKLLAG, from the coding sequence ATGCAACTTATCCGCCAGCTGCCCACTGATGCACCGCACCCGACCGCGGTGGCGATTGGCAATTTCGATGGGTTGCACCGGGGCCATCAGGCGGTGATCGCGGCGATGGTGGCGGCGGCGGCCGAACGCCAGGTGGTGCCAGGGGTGCTGACATTCGAGCCCCATCCGCGACGGTTTTTTATGAAACAGGTGCCTGCCTTTCGCATCGAGCGGCTGGCGACCAAGCTGCACCGGCTGGAAAAAGCCGGGGTGGCGCAGGTGGCGATGCCGCGCTTTAACGCCGCGTTTGCGGGGGTGGAAGCGCAGGATTTCCTCGACCATGTGCTGGCCCGCCAACTGGGCGCGCAGGTGGTGGTGACGGGCGAGGATTTCGCCTTTGGCAAACAGCGCGGCGGCGATGCAGCGATGCTCAAAGCCTGGGGCGCGGCGCGCGGGGTGCAGATTATCACGGTGCCCGGGGTGATGGTGGACGGGGTGGCCTGTTCCTCAAGCGCGGCGCGGATGGCGATTGCGGCGGGCGATATGGCGCAGGCGCGCAAGATTTTCGGGCGCGATTATGCGTTGACCGGCCGGGTGGTGCATGGCGACGGGCGCGGCGCGGGCATGGGGTTTGCGACCGCCAATGTGGCGCTGCCGACCAACCTGCAGCTGCCCGCCCACGGGGTGTATGCGGTGCGGGCACGGCTGGGGGAGATGACCTATGACGCGGTGGCCAATTTTGGCCGACGGCCAACGGTGGGGGCGGCGCTGCGGCCATCGCTGGAGGTGCATCTGTTTGATTTTTCAGCGTCCATTTACGGGGCGGTGATGGAAGTGGCGTTTGTCGAAAAAATCCGCGATGAGGTGAAGTTCGAATCATTGGCGGCGCTGACCGCGCAGATTGCGCGGGATGGCGAGGCGGCGCGAAAGCTGCTCGCCGGATAA
- the murJ gene encoding murein biosynthesis integral membrane protein MurJ: MSLVKSTLTIGFFTFISRISGFLRDVLMANLIGAGPLSDAFFVAFKLPNFFRRLFAEGAFNAAFIPSFSSILTAQGRDAAIKFAGEVMSVLLLILLILNAIFIIFMPWITPIFAPGFADTPEKFNLTVTLSQITFPYILFISLVSLLGGILNSMGKFAAPAASPILLNLCMIGGMLWLNGVSATPAHALSYAVFIAGIVQLAWLVFICTRLDMMPAIHSPKLTKQVKTMLLLMAPAALGSGVQQLNLLIDVVIASHIPDAVSYLYYADRITELPIGMIGVAVGTVLLPMLSKQIRAGDLAGARTSMNRSLELVLLFGLPSTAALLVIAEPVITVLYQHGKFTPENMIKTTHALLAFTAGLPAFLAVKIFAPGFYANHDTKTPFKIAIVCVAVNLVLNLTLIHPFAHVGMAMATSIAGWVNVGMMAVILHKRGIFAPDALLKSRLLKMLSASLLMMVALAAANGYFAAFYSQGTLMKIIALSATIALGMAVFGVAVLTLKAYDASMLTRLVKRKR, encoded by the coding sequence ATGTCATTAGTCAAATCCACCCTGACCATCGGATTCTTCACGTTCATCTCGCGCATCAGCGGTTTCCTGCGCGATGTGCTGATGGCCAACCTGATCGGCGCGGGCCCGTTGAGCGATGCGTTCTTTGTCGCCTTCAAGCTGCCTAATTTCTTCCGTCGCCTGTTTGCCGAAGGGGCTTTCAACGCCGCCTTTATTCCCAGCTTTTCCAGCATTCTAACCGCGCAGGGCCGCGATGCCGCCATCAAATTCGCCGGCGAAGTCATGAGCGTGCTGCTGCTCATCCTGCTGATCCTCAACGCGATTTTCATCATCTTCATGCCGTGGATTACCCCCATCTTCGCCCCCGGCTTTGCCGATACGCCGGAGAAATTCAACCTCACCGTCACCCTCTCGCAGATCACCTTTCCGTATATTTTATTCATCTCGCTGGTGTCGCTGCTCGGTGGCATCCTCAACTCCATGGGCAAATTCGCCGCCCCTGCCGCAAGCCCCATCCTATTGAATCTCTGCATGATCGGCGGCATGCTCTGGCTTAATGGCGTGAGCGCCACCCCGGCCCATGCGCTCAGCTACGCCGTCTTCATCGCCGGCATCGTCCAGCTCGCCTGGCTGGTGTTCATCTGCACGCGGCTGGATATGATGCCCGCCATCCACAGCCCCAAACTCACCAAGCAAGTCAAGACCATGCTGCTGCTGATGGCCCCGGCCGCGCTCGGCTCGGGCGTCCAGCAGCTCAATCTGCTGATCGATGTCGTCATCGCCAGCCACATCCCGGACGCCGTTTCCTACCTCTATTACGCCGACCGCATCACCGAGCTGCCCATCGGCATGATCGGCGTCGCCGTGGGCACGGTGCTGCTGCCGATGCTGTCGAAGCAAATCCGCGCCGGTGACCTTGCGGGCGCGCGCACCAGCATGAACCGCTCGCTGGAGCTGGTGCTGCTGTTCGGCCTGCCCTCCACCGCCGCCCTGCTGGTCATCGCCGAGCCGGTTATCACCGTGCTCTACCAGCACGGCAAATTCACGCCCGAGAACATGATTAAAACCACCCATGCCCTGCTCGCGTTCACCGCCGGGCTGCCCGCGTTTCTTGCGGTCAAAATCTTCGCGCCGGGGTTTTATGCCAACCACGACACCAAAACCCCCTTCAAAATCGCGATCGTCTGCGTGGCGGTGAACCTGGTGCTCAACCTCACCCTCATCCACCCTTTCGCCCATGTCGGCATGGCGATGGCGACCAGCATCGCCGGGTGGGTCAATGTCGGCATGATGGCCGTCATCCTGCATAAACGCGGCATCTTCGCGCCGGATGCCTTGCTGAAATCGCGCCTGCTGAAAATGCTCAGCGCCTCACTGCTGATGATGGTCGCCCTTGCCGCCGCCAACGGCTATTTCGCCGCGTTCTACAGTCAGGGCACCCTCATGAAAATCATCGCCCTCAGCGCCACCATCGCGCTGGGCATGGCCGTCTTCGGCGTCGCCGTGCTCACCCTCAAAGCCTACGATGCCAGCATGCTCACGAGGTTGGTAAAGCGTAAGCGGTAG
- the purH gene encoding bifunctional phosphoribosylaminoimidazolecarboxamide formyltransferase/IMP cyclohydrolase, which yields MTITRALISVSDKTGLLPFAQFLVASGVELLSTGGTAELLRANNIPVRDVSQITDFPEMMDGRVKTLHPRVHGGLLARRADSDHMAAASAHGIPMIDLLIVNLYPFETTLNATTDYDTLVENIDIGGPAMIRAAAKNHESVTVIVDVADYTAIEQAMQANQNAIPADTRRAFAAKAFARCAAYDTLISSWLTGATAPQFPNYLLDARLAQTLRYGENPHQAAALYQRLDAKGGIAHATCLQGKELSYNNLADADAAWAIVSGLAAPSAVLIKHANPCGVASANSIVAAFTAALASDPTSAFGGILAVNQPVDAALVAAIGTLFLEVIIAPAFTAEALTVLAAKKNLRLLTATAETHASPLAGWMIQAISGGYLVQQKDKNVTSDGWKRVTDKPLATDATADAALAWHTVKHVKSNAIVLVKNGATIGVGAGQMSRVDSVRIAIEKAKQHGHDPRGAVLASDAFFPFADNVELAAAAGIGLIIQPGGSMRDPEVIEAANKHGIAMLFTGTRHFKH from the coding sequence ATGACCATCACCCGCGCCCTGATTTCCGTTTCCGATAAAACCGGCCTGCTGCCGTTCGCGCAGTTTCTCGTGGCGAGCGGCGTCGAACTGCTCTCGACCGGCGGCACCGCCGAATTGCTGCGCGCCAACAACATCCCCGTGCGCGACGTATCGCAGATCACCGACTTCCCCGAGATGATGGATGGCCGCGTTAAAACCCTGCATCCGCGTGTCCATGGCGGCCTGCTCGCCCGCCGGGCGGATAGCGACCACATGGCCGCCGCCAGCGCCCACGGCATCCCGATGATCGACCTGCTGATCGTCAATCTCTACCCGTTCGAGACCACCCTCAACGCCACCACCGACTATGACACGCTGGTCGAGAATATCGATATCGGCGGCCCGGCGATGATCCGTGCCGCCGCCAAAAACCACGAATCCGTCACCGTCATCGTCGATGTTGCGGATTACACCGCGATCGAGCAGGCAATGCAGGCCAACCAGAACGCCATTCCTGCCGATACGCGTCGCGCTTTTGCCGCCAAAGCCTTCGCCCGTTGCGCAGCGTATGACACGCTCATCAGCAGCTGGCTGACCGGCGCCACCGCACCGCAATTCCCCAACTACCTGCTGGATGCCCGCCTCGCCCAGACCCTGCGTTACGGCGAGAACCCGCACCAGGCCGCCGCCCTCTACCAGCGGCTGGATGCCAAAGGCGGCATCGCCCACGCCACCTGCCTGCAAGGCAAGGAACTCAGCTACAACAACCTCGCCGATGCGGATGCCGCCTGGGCGATCGTCAGCGGCCTTGCCGCCCCGTCCGCCGTGCTCATCAAGCACGCCAACCCTTGCGGCGTGGCCAGCGCCAACAGCATCGTTGCCGCCTTCACTGCCGCACTGGCGAGCGATCCCACCAGCGCCTTTGGCGGCATCCTCGCCGTCAACCAGCCGGTGGATGCTGCACTCGTTGCCGCCATCGGCACGTTGTTCCTCGAAGTCATCATCGCCCCTGCCTTCACCGCCGAAGCGCTCACCGTGCTTGCCGCGAAAAAGAACCTGCGCCTGCTCACCGCCACTGCCGAGACCCATGCCAGCCCGCTGGCTGGCTGGATGATCCAGGCCATCAGCGGCGGCTATCTGGTGCAGCAAAAGGATAAAAACGTCACCAGCGACGGCTGGAAACGCGTCACCGATAAGCCGCTCGCAACCGACGCCACTGCGGATGCCGCCCTCGCCTGGCACACCGTCAAACACGTCAAATCAAACGCCATCGTGCTGGTCAAAAACGGCGCCACCATCGGGGTCGGTGCCGGGCAGATGAGCCGGGTCGATTCCGTGCGCATCGCCATCGAAAAAGCCAAGCAGCACGGCCATGATCCGCGCGGCGCAGTGCTAGCGTCGGATGCCTTCTTCCCCTTTGCCGATAATGTCGAGCTGGCCGCGGCCGCTGGCATCGGCCTCATCATCCAGCCCGGCGGCAGCATGCGCGACCCGGAAGTAATCGAGGCCGCCAACAAACACGGCATCGCCATGCTCTTCACCGGCACCCGGCATTTCAAACATTAA
- a CDS encoding undecaprenyl-diphosphate phosphatase yields the protein MDILSAIFLGIVEGLTEFLPVSSTGHLILFVDLLGFKGPPGHVFEVVIQLGAILAIVVLYWKVFISVLVHWRMREAQHFMRNILLAFVPAMAIGAVAHDTIKTALFNPWTVAMALVLGGVAILVIERVKPVPTIAATDQMDWKTALKIGFIQCIAMVPGVSRSGATIMGALMCGVERKAAAEFSFFLAVPTMLAATIYDLYKARNDLSSDGIGLIAIGFVVSFVVALLVVRWLVRFVQTHGFELFAYYRIALGVIILAVLAV from the coding sequence GTGGATATTCTATCGGCTATATTTCTGGGGATTGTTGAGGGGCTCACCGAGTTTTTGCCGGTGTCGTCGACCGGGCATTTGATTTTGTTTGTTGATCTGCTCGGCTTTAAGGGGCCGCCGGGGCATGTGTTCGAGGTGGTGATCCAGCTGGGCGCGATTCTGGCGATTGTGGTGCTGTATTGGAAAGTGTTTATCAGCGTGCTGGTGCATTGGCGCATGCGCGAGGCGCAGCATTTCATGCGCAATATCCTGCTGGCCTTTGTCCCCGCGATGGCGATTGGCGCGGTGGCGCATGATACGATTAAAACGGCGTTATTTAACCCCTGGACGGTGGCGATGGCGCTGGTGCTCGGCGGGGTGGCGATTCTGGTGATCGAGCGGGTGAAGCCCGTGCCGACCATTGCCGCGACCGACCAGATGGATTGGAAAACGGCGCTGAAAATCGGTTTTATTCAATGCATTGCCATGGTGCCGGGCGTGTCGCGCTCGGGGGCGACGATCATGGGCGCGCTGATGTGCGGGGTGGAGCGCAAGGCGGCGGCGGAGTTCTCGTTCTTCCTCGCCGTGCCGACCATGCTGGCGGCGACGATCTATGACCTTTACAAAGCGCGCAATGATTTGAGTTCGGACGGAATCGGGCTGATCGCGATCGGGTTCGTGGTATCGTTCGTTGTCGCCCTGCTGGTGGTGCGCTGGCTGGTGCGCTTCGTGCAGACGCATGGCTTTGAGCTGTTCGCCTATTACCGCATTGCGCTGGGCGTGATCATTCTGGCGGTGCTGGCGGTTTAG